One Porphyromonas pogonae genomic region harbors:
- a CDS encoding TolC family protein — protein sequence MNIKRIASLLIVTGLTLSFGGYAQEVVPTPEYQGLSLDKCIEIAVKRNLNVKKQELNIRNSKIKVSSAQNAFLPSVGSDISQGWGFGRSQDKTGVFVQRSSSSSSFSIGGNITLFSGLSRLHNLNTAKLNLQAARENLEQSKNDISLNVAQNYITLLFQQELKGVTKLQIELTRRQLEKAQALVASGKWAKGKQMEVEAQLAKEEQDYVVAQNSENMARLILMQSMEITGDTIISIQAPNVDELLLQSKNELSNIGEIYNFALLNRPSVKSAELNIYAAEEMVKSSKSGHLPTLSLNMGYSNSYYYQLGKEYSQFNESFRNQLRNNGRSSIGLSLSIPIFNRFETRNQINQSKLEVLNSRLALEEEKKRLYKEVSEAYYNALSALKNISAAGKSVSSNKLAFDYAEERLKADKINVFEYNEAKTRYMVSLADELKAKYDFIFKSKVLNFYKGIPL from the coding sequence ATGAATATTAAAAGAATAGCTTCCCTACTCATTGTAACCGGTCTGACCCTATCCTTTGGAGGATATGCTCAAGAAGTGGTTCCAACACCCGAGTACCAAGGTTTGAGCTTAGACAAATGTATTGAGATTGCGGTGAAGAGAAATCTCAACGTCAAGAAGCAGGAACTCAATATACGCAATTCAAAAATAAAAGTATCATCAGCGCAAAATGCCTTTCTTCCATCGGTGGGTAGTGACATCTCTCAGGGATGGGGCTTCGGACGCTCACAAGATAAAACAGGAGTTTTTGTTCAGCGATCCTCCTCATCATCCTCCTTTTCTATTGGAGGGAATATTACTCTTTTCAGTGGACTTAGTCGCCTGCACAATCTCAATACAGCCAAGTTGAATCTACAAGCAGCCAGAGAGAATTTAGAACAGTCTAAAAATGATATATCTCTCAACGTAGCTCAAAACTATATAACGCTCCTCTTCCAGCAAGAGCTTAAAGGCGTTACTAAATTACAAATTGAGCTTACAAGAAGGCAACTCGAAAAAGCACAAGCTTTAGTGGCTTCGGGCAAATGGGCTAAAGGCAAACAAATGGAAGTAGAAGCCCAGCTGGCTAAAGAGGAACAAGACTACGTCGTTGCCCAAAATAGTGAAAATATGGCTCGCCTTATACTGATGCAATCGATGGAGATTACCGGCGATACGATTATTTCTATTCAAGCCCCCAATGTGGACGAACTTCTTTTACAAAGTAAAAATGAATTAAGCAACATCGGTGAGATATATAATTTTGCTCTACTCAATAGACCTTCTGTCAAATCAGCCGAATTGAATATATATGCAGCGGAAGAAATGGTAAAATCAAGTAAATCAGGGCATCTACCGACCCTTTCGCTCAATATGGGATACTCCAACAGCTACTATTATCAGTTAGGAAAAGAATATAGCCAATTCAATGAAAGCTTTAGAAATCAGCTTAGGAATAATGGCAGATCATCTATAGGTTTATCTTTGAGTATACCCATTTTCAACAGGTTTGAGACTCGCAATCAGATCAACCAAAGCAAATTGGAGGTCCTTAATAGCCGATTGGCTTTAGAAGAAGAGAAAAAGCGACTCTATAAAGAAGTCAGTGAGGCTTATTATAATGCCTTATCAGCATTAAAAAACATCAGTGCTGCTGGGAAATCGGTATCTTCTAATAAATTAGCCTTTGACTACGCCGAAGAGCGCCTCAAAGCTGATAAGATCAACGTATTTGAGTACAATGAAGCCAAAACAAGGTATATGGTAAGCCTTGCCGACGAACTCAAAGCAAAGTACGACTTTATCTTCAAAAGTAAAGTTCTCAACTTTTATAAAGGCATTCCTTTATAA
- a CDS encoding efflux RND transporter periplasmic adaptor subunit: MKKFFRIFRWVILGLLVILTFGYLWSKSRPKAKEYEIETVKQEALLETKSVLTGTIEARDEVAVKPQLNGIISEVLHKAGDFVQAGDIIAKITVIPDMMQVNNGYSRLTNANITFNTIKEKYLRDKSLYEKGIIAREEYETSKADYDQKKEDLSNASDALQIMKTGISQRSAKESSTLVKATISGKILSIPVKVGNSVIQANTFNEGTTIASIANMEDLLFIGKVDETEIGNLQIGMPMRITIGAFGKETFPATIEYIAPKGENTTGATLFEVKASVKIGEKAKQLRAGYSANAEIITKSVKNVLAVPEACIEFKGDSTFVEIVKQEKPELKTQRKLVKTGASDGVKIQIIEGLKAGQKVRGNEKQLK, translated from the coding sequence ATGAAAAAGTTTTTTAGAATCTTCCGTTGGGTCATTTTAGGATTGTTAGTAATACTGACGTTTGGATACTTATGGAGTAAATCACGCCCCAAAGCTAAGGAGTATGAAATAGAAACAGTGAAGCAAGAAGCTCTGTTGGAAACCAAGAGCGTACTTACCGGTACCATAGAAGCTCGAGATGAAGTAGCAGTAAAACCACAGCTCAATGGCATTATCTCTGAAGTTTTACACAAAGCTGGCGACTTTGTACAGGCAGGCGATATTATAGCCAAAATAACCGTAATACCTGATATGATGCAGGTCAACAACGGTTACTCACGTCTTACCAATGCCAATATCACGTTCAATACGATTAAAGAAAAGTATTTGCGTGACAAAAGTCTCTATGAGAAAGGTATTATAGCACGTGAAGAATATGAAACATCAAAAGCTGATTATGATCAAAAGAAAGAAGATCTGAGCAACGCATCCGACGCTCTGCAAATAATGAAGACAGGTATATCACAACGCAGTGCTAAAGAAAGCAGCACACTGGTCAAAGCCACCATATCCGGCAAAATACTATCAATCCCTGTAAAAGTAGGAAACTCTGTAATACAAGCCAACACTTTCAATGAAGGTACTACCATAGCCAGCATTGCCAATATGGAAGATCTCCTCTTTATTGGTAAAGTAGACGAAACTGAAATTGGAAATCTACAGATAGGTATGCCCATGAGAATTACCATAGGAGCTTTTGGGAAAGAAACATTCCCCGCAACCATAGAGTACATTGCACCTAAAGGCGAGAATACTACCGGAGCCACCCTCTTCGAAGTAAAAGCTTCCGTAAAAATAGGAGAAAAAGCTAAGCAACTTCGAGCAGGTTATAGTGCCAATGCCGAAATAATCACCAAAAGCGTAAAAAATGTTTTGGCAGTACCGGAGGCTTGCATTGAGTTTAAAGGAGATTCCACATTCGTAGAAATAGTAAAACAGGAAAAGCCAGAGTTGAAGACTCAACGAAAACTTGTAAAAACAGGAGCTTCTGATGGAGTAAAAATCCAGATTATCGAAGGTCTCAAAGCAGGACAAAAAGTTAGAGGGAACGAAAAACAATTAAAATAA
- a CDS encoding ABC transporter permease, translating to MKKIFDKDRWTEIWHTIISNKKRSIITSFGVFWGIFMLILLLSAGKGFENGINLITDGVSTNSAFFWTNNTSKAYNGFRSGRSWSLDVNDFENIKKIVPEIDKIATVDWGMRKDKNVSYKEKSGNYSVLGAQPDFFEIISFNMIEGRRLTVNDDLEERKYCMIGSDIKEKLFGLEKSVLGKSIKVNNLYYSIIGVVASKSAVNIGSNPKSTVYIPGSILRKVNKKGSKVENFSFSVHKDVDINPVIEKVTTFLKSRHDIAPDDKAAIQYFNLSKVFQTMNNISTSINLLIWIVGIGTLLTGIVGVSNIMLVTVRERTREIGVRRALGAKPLDIISQILSEATLLTLIAGVTGLILSVFIMGVIDSAIGIPKFDHDGLPFYNPNIPFWQAVISMMIIISGGILGGLLPAYRAIQIKAIDAIRDE from the coding sequence ATGAAAAAAATATTCGACAAAGATCGCTGGACTGAAATCTGGCATACTATCATAAGTAACAAAAAAAGAAGTATCATCACCTCTTTTGGTGTATTCTGGGGTATTTTTATGCTTATCTTACTGCTGAGTGCAGGCAAAGGATTTGAAAATGGCATCAATCTTATCACAGACGGCGTTAGTACCAATTCGGCTTTTTTCTGGACAAACAATACTTCCAAAGCCTACAATGGCTTCCGCAGCGGAAGATCATGGAGCCTTGATGTCAATGACTTTGAAAATATAAAAAAGATAGTACCCGAAATTGATAAAATAGCGACTGTTGACTGGGGGATGAGAAAAGACAAGAATGTGAGCTATAAAGAAAAGAGCGGAAATTACTCCGTATTGGGTGCACAACCTGATTTTTTCGAAATCATATCTTTCAATATGATTGAGGGGCGAAGGCTCACAGTCAATGATGACCTTGAGGAGCGCAAATACTGTATGATAGGAAGTGACATCAAAGAGAAACTTTTCGGATTGGAGAAATCTGTATTAGGCAAATCAATAAAAGTCAATAATCTATACTATAGTATTATCGGTGTGGTAGCTTCCAAAAGCGCTGTCAATATAGGAAGCAATCCTAAAAGCACAGTATATATACCGGGTAGTATTCTCAGAAAAGTGAATAAGAAAGGAAGCAAGGTAGAAAATTTTTCGTTCTCCGTTCATAAGGATGTTGATATCAATCCTGTAATAGAAAAAGTAACCACCTTTTTAAAAAGCAGACATGATATAGCCCCTGATGATAAAGCAGCCATACAATACTTCAACTTGAGCAAAGTGTTCCAAACAATGAATAATATATCAACCTCTATCAATCTTTTGATCTGGATTGTGGGCATCGGCACTTTACTCACCGGTATTGTTGGTGTAAGCAATATTATGTTAGTTACCGTGCGAGAGCGCACAAGGGAAATAGGTGTACGAAGAGCTTTGGGAGCAAAACCTCTTGATATTATCAGTCAGATATTATCTGAAGCAACATTACTTACTTTAATCGCTGGAGTCACGGGACTCATATTGAGTGTATTCATAATGGGAGTAATAGACAGTGCTATAGGAATACCCAAGTTTGATCACGACGGACTACCATTCTATAATCCCAATATTCCTTTTTGGCAAGCAGTCATATCAATGATGATCATTATAAGCGGTGGTATTCTCGGAGGATTACTACCGGCATACAGGGCCATCCAGATAAAAGCCATCGATGCCATACGTGATGAATAA
- a CDS encoding ABC transporter permease, protein MFINRDSIQEITATLRTNKLRTLLTGFSVGWGVLLLVILLSAGTGVRNAAQNNIDKSGQNDASAELNAGYTSKVYKGFDKWRMVKLTVEDCEFLQKNNPEIKEMSPFKEKWNCKIAYKDKSIMTPIMGVNEQYSKIRKLTFISDNSRYINIGDINGNSKVVILNSSIAKELFSDEKEVSGKIITIDSIGFKVIGVFEGKNQWDKNIIPLSTMVQLKFDRKNPNIMDGMHFICYNLDDNNKNKALSEKIRKQLYHKLYFDPNDEYVMNIDSQAESLKSMNKIMEGLNTFLWIIGLSTLAIGIIGIINIMQISVTERQREIGIRKALGAKPRDIISMILQESIFVTFISGLIGLIIGVGIMYIVSNIMMQTGAGAASGAESEEMKFSLLLDPVITLQTALATLAVMIGSGVIAGYLPVKKALKIPTVEAMRN, encoded by the coding sequence ATGTTTATTAATAGAGATAGCATACAAGAAATAACAGCAACATTAAGAACCAATAAGCTGCGAACATTGCTCACAGGCTTTTCGGTGGGTTGGGGCGTATTACTATTAGTAATATTGTTGAGTGCAGGTACGGGGGTAAGAAACGCTGCTCAAAACAATATTGATAAAAGCGGACAAAACGATGCTTCGGCAGAATTAAACGCAGGATATACCTCTAAAGTTTATAAAGGATTTGATAAGTGGCGCATGGTAAAGCTTACAGTGGAAGATTGTGAATTTCTTCAAAAAAATAATCCTGAAATAAAAGAGATGTCACCTTTCAAAGAAAAATGGAATTGTAAAATAGCCTATAAAGATAAGAGCATAATGACTCCTATCATGGGAGTAAATGAACAGTACAGCAAAATACGAAAACTCACATTTATTTCAGACAATAGCCGTTACATCAACATCGGTGACATTAACGGAAATAGCAAGGTAGTCATACTCAACAGCAGTATTGCCAAAGAACTTTTTAGCGATGAGAAAGAGGTGAGTGGAAAAATTATAACCATAGATTCTATAGGGTTCAAAGTTATAGGGGTATTTGAAGGCAAAAACCAATGGGATAAAAACATTATTCCTTTATCTACAATGGTGCAACTCAAATTTGACAGAAAGAATCCAAATATCATGGATGGAATGCACTTCATATGCTATAATCTGGATGATAATAACAAAAACAAAGCTCTCTCTGAAAAAATACGTAAACAACTTTACCACAAGCTTTACTTCGACCCTAATGATGAATATGTAATGAACATAGATTCTCAAGCTGAAAGTTTAAAGTCCATGAATAAAATAATGGAAGGGTTAAACACTTTCCTTTGGATAATAGGGCTCAGTACATTAGCTATAGGAATTATAGGTATTATCAATATAATGCAGATCTCCGTAACCGAAAGACAAAGGGAAATAGGTATACGAAAAGCTTTGGGTGCGAAACCGCGTGATATTATCAGTATGATTCTGCAAGAATCTATCTTTGTCACCTTTATCTCAGGGCTCATTGGTCTTATCATAGGCGTAGGTATCATGTATATTGTATCCAACATCATGATGCAAACGGGAGCAGGTGCAGCCTCCGGCGCCGAATCGGAAGAAATGAAGTTTAGCCTTTTATTAGACCCTGTTATTACACTGCAAACGGCTTTAGCAACTTTGGCGGTTATGATCGGAAGTGGAGTCATAGCCGGATATCTCCCTGTAAAAAAAGCATTAAAAATACCCACCGTTGAAGCAATGAGAAATTAA
- a CDS encoding ABC transporter ATP-binding protein yields the protein MITLRGIHKTYQGAQPLHVLKGIDLTIDQGDLVAIMGASGSGKSTLLNILGILDTYDEGSYYIEQELIKDLSENRAAELRSTHIGFVFQSFNLISFKNALENVALPLYYQGVSRKERNNIAMEYLDKVGLTNWAHHLPNELSGGQKQRVAIARALAANPKVILADEPTGALDSVTTVEVMELLKKLNKEGMTMIIVTHEKSVAEECNRIIHIKDGIITNDN from the coding sequence ATGATAACACTAAGAGGTATTCACAAAACTTATCAAGGGGCACAGCCTTTACACGTACTCAAAGGAATAGACCTGACCATAGATCAAGGTGATCTTGTAGCGATAATGGGAGCATCAGGCTCAGGCAAGAGTACACTACTCAATATATTGGGAATTCTGGACACATATGACGAAGGCTCCTACTATATCGAACAGGAACTGATAAAAGATCTATCGGAAAACCGTGCCGCCGAATTGCGAAGCACTCATATCGGATTTGTATTCCAATCATTTAATCTGATTTCTTTTAAGAACGCACTTGAGAACGTTGCTCTCCCTCTCTATTATCAAGGTGTATCTCGCAAAGAAAGAAACAATATAGCAATGGAGTATCTCGATAAAGTTGGACTCACAAACTGGGCTCACCATTTACCCAATGAACTATCTGGTGGTCAAAAGCAAAGAGTAGCTATAGCTCGTGCCCTCGCAGCAAACCCCAAAGTTATACTGGCGGATGAACCCACAGGAGCTTTGGACAGTGTAACGACCGTAGAAGTCATGGAACTTCTGAAAAAATTAAACAAAGAGGGTATGACCATGATCATCGTTACACACGAAAAGTCTGTCGCAGAGGAATGCAACCGCATTATTCATATTAAAGACGGAATAATCACAAACGATAATTAA
- a CDS encoding zinc ribbon domain-containing protein YjdM codes for MNDAMVCPKCNSEYTYENGILITCTQCFYEWNPQELAIEETSEAKVLDSNGNELLTGDTVIVIKDLPVKGAPKPIKAGTKVKNIRLAEGDHNIDCKIDGFGAMALKSEFVRKA; via the coding sequence ATGAACGACGCAATGGTCTGCCCGAAATGCAACTCGGAATATACCTATGAAAATGGTATACTCATAACTTGTACACAATGTTTTTATGAATGGAATCCCCAAGAACTTGCTATTGAAGAAACCTCAGAAGCTAAGGTATTAGACTCCAACGGAAATGAACTCCTTACAGGCGATACCGTAATAGTAATAAAAGATCTTCCGGTAAAAGGAGCACCAAAACCTATAAAAGCGGGTACAAAAGTCAAAAATATCAGATTGGCTGAAGGCGATCATAATATAGATTGCAAAATCGATGGCTTCGGTGCCATGGCTCTCAAAAGCGAATTTGTGCGGAAAGCTTAG
- a CDS encoding alpha/beta hydrolase family protein, giving the protein MKHSTLKLILAITMVAIISVRANGQILTKALQYGPYTTSAPLIVDSVNSQNKVFSIDELLKTPYTPDEHKGKMVTTGAKGFFKVDRPQKNSSSCLSIFTFAPTINTYTTGDMLIYGHGRYAIYDGNTLLAASEDVNKNADSVPALKTKITFEASTRHLIIRSLSLPHDSVSSDFKVEFKPDKKFPKLDSLASNNRREYFSLPFMMTGKSLTSVSLSPSGKYALVHYVIKEVDASTTYTELRDRTGKILKTDKDLNQCYWMPKSDLLLEQSPKGSVTQLLQVNPATGRKTVWVESLPGKNFQVSPDEKTLYAYEEEKGPQKDDKVIRRLDPNDRQPNWRERSRIYRYHIESGIYEPITFGYQSVSLMDMNDDGSKLLIGIYSTDWTKSPYNQTTVMLYTPQTGKTDTIIKRAFEVDHAEFIPHTNDILISASANAFDGIGKQLPKDKLANSYDKQLFRMDITTRKVIPLTKDFDPAVVSTSMDLKNNALLFTAENGGRKSLYKLDLKNNKITDLKVKEDVVRSYSVAPYGGNIWYMGQSANNSDRLYILEGVNKSKLLYDLSAEKLAHVTFTPAQDWVYQAPDGSKIDGWYYLPPNFDPQKKYPMLVYYYGGTSPIQRTLEGTYSLAMYAAQGYVVYTLNPSGSTGYGQQFAARHINAWGDYTANDIIGAVKDFAQKHDFVNAKKSGCFGASYGGFMTQYLQTQTDIFACAISHAGITSISNYWGSGYWGMGYSTVASAGSFPWNNPDLYVKHSPLFNADKIHTPLLLLHGSADTNVPTAESTNMYNALKILGREVEFIEFTGQDHFILEPSRKIAWTHTMFAWFAKWLKDDPSWWDTMYPKQNL; this is encoded by the coding sequence ATGAAACATTCCACGCTCAAATTAATCTTAGCGATTACCATGGTGGCGATTATTTCCGTACGTGCAAACGGACAAATTCTGACCAAAGCCCTGCAGTATGGACCTTACACAACATCTGCTCCTCTCATCGTTGATTCGGTCAATTCACAAAACAAAGTATTCTCTATAGATGAGTTGCTCAAAACCCCGTACACTCCTGACGAGCATAAGGGGAAAATGGTTACAACCGGAGCCAAGGGCTTCTTCAAAGTCGATAGGCCTCAGAAGAATAGCTCTTCATGTCTCAGTATTTTCACCTTTGCCCCCACTATCAACACTTATACCACGGGTGATATGCTCATTTACGGACATGGCCGATATGCGATTTATGACGGTAATACACTTTTGGCTGCAAGTGAAGATGTCAATAAAAATGCTGACTCTGTGCCGGCTCTCAAAACAAAAATTACTTTTGAAGCATCGACACGCCACCTTATAATACGCTCATTGAGTCTACCTCATGATAGTGTTTCCTCTGATTTTAAAGTTGAATTTAAGCCTGACAAGAAGTTCCCTAAGCTTGACTCTTTAGCTTCCAATAATCGACGCGAATATTTCTCTTTGCCGTTTATGATGACAGGGAAGAGTCTCACTTCTGTGAGTTTATCTCCGTCAGGAAAATATGCTTTGGTGCACTATGTGATCAAAGAAGTAGATGCGTCTACAACTTATACGGAGTTGCGTGACCGCACCGGTAAAATCTTAAAAACGGACAAAGACCTCAACCAGTGCTATTGGATGCCCAAGAGTGACTTGCTTTTGGAGCAATCCCCCAAGGGGAGTGTCACCCAACTGTTGCAGGTGAATCCCGCTACAGGGCGTAAGACTGTATGGGTAGAGAGCCTTCCCGGCAAGAATTTTCAAGTAAGTCCTGATGAGAAAACGCTCTATGCTTATGAAGAAGAGAAGGGCCCTCAAAAGGATGATAAAGTGATCAGGAGACTTGATCCTAATGACCGTCAGCCCAACTGGAGGGAACGCTCTCGTATCTATCGATATCATATCGAGAGCGGTATATATGAGCCCATTACATTTGGTTACCAATCTGTTTCGCTCATGGATATGAATGATGATGGGAGCAAACTGCTAATAGGAATTTACAGTACAGACTGGACCAAATCGCCATACAATCAGACTACTGTGATGCTCTATACTCCCCAAACAGGTAAAACAGATACTATAATCAAGCGAGCTTTTGAAGTAGATCATGCCGAGTTTATACCTCATACCAATGATATTCTCATATCGGCATCTGCCAATGCTTTCGACGGTATCGGCAAGCAGTTGCCCAAGGATAAACTAGCCAATTCTTATGACAAGCAATTGTTTCGCATGGATATTACCACGCGCAAGGTAATACCTCTGACCAAAGATTTTGATCCGGCAGTAGTCTCTACTTCTATGGATTTGAAAAACAATGCTCTCCTTTTTACAGCCGAAAATGGAGGTCGTAAGTCTCTTTACAAGCTGGATCTCAAGAATAATAAAATCACTGATCTCAAGGTCAAGGAGGATGTAGTCCGTAGCTACTCGGTAGCTCCCTATGGTGGCAATATCTGGTATATGGGGCAAAGTGCCAATAACTCTGATCGCCTCTATATCCTTGAGGGGGTAAACAAGAGTAAGCTCTTGTACGACCTGTCTGCTGAGAAGCTGGCGCACGTTACTTTCACCCCGGCTCAAGACTGGGTGTATCAAGCTCCCGATGGCTCCAAGATCGATGGTTGGTATTACCTCCCCCCCAATTTTGACCCCCAAAAGAAGTACCCCATGCTTGTATATTATTACGGAGGTACAAGCCCTATACAGCGTACGCTCGAGGGTACGTACTCTCTGGCTATGTATGCTGCTCAGGGCTATGTGGTATATACCCTCAATCCCAGTGGCTCTACAGGCTACGGGCAGCAATTTGCAGCACGTCATATCAATGCATGGGGAGATTATACAGCCAATGATATCATAGGAGCAGTGAAAGACTTTGCTCAAAAGCACGACTTTGTCAATGCCAAAAAGAGCGGTTGTTTCGGTGCCAGCTATGGAGGTTTTATGACACAATACCTGCAGACCCAAACCGACATATTTGCCTGTGCCATCAGCCACGCAGGTATTACATCCATCAGCAATTATTGGGGTAGCGGCTACTGGGGCATGGGCTATAGCACTGTAGCATCAGCAGGGAGCTTCCCTTGGAATAACCCTGATTTGTACGTCAAGCATAGTCCACTCTTCAATGCCGATAAAATACACACACCCCTGCTCTTGCTTCATGGATCGGCCGATACCAATGTGCCCACGGCAGAGAGTACCAATATGTACAATGCCCTCAAGATATTGGGACGGGAAGTTGAGTTTATCGAGTTTACCGGTCAAGATCATTTTATCTTAGAGCCTTCGCGTAAGATCGCATGGACGCATACCATGTTTGCCTGGTTTGCCAAGTGGCTCAAAGATGATCCATCCTGGTGGGACACTATGTATCCCAAACAAAACTTATAG
- a CDS encoding SDR family NAD(P)-dependent oxidoreductase — MKKIALITGATSGIGKAIAQKMAAENKYDLILTGRRAERLKELKRDLEKNGTKVKTLSFDICNQKDVFKAIQSLPEDWCSIDILVNNAGLASGLDPIDLGNIEDWEKMIDTNIKGLLYVTRSIVPLMKKKGRGHIINIGSIAGKEVYANGNVYCATKHAVDALTKAMRIDLLSSGIKVSQVCPGAVETEFSVVRFHQDADRAATVYKGYEPLKGDDIATCVLFILSLPQHVNINDMVVMPTAQANSSNFYKKL, encoded by the coding sequence ATGAAAAAAATCGCACTGATTACCGGTGCCACCTCAGGTATCGGTAAAGCTATTGCCCAAAAGATGGCAGCAGAAAACAAGTATGACCTTATCCTCACCGGACGAAGGGCTGAGCGCCTCAAAGAGCTAAAAAGAGACTTGGAGAAAAACGGCACCAAAGTCAAAACCCTTTCATTCGATATATGCAACCAGAAAGATGTATTCAAGGCTATACAGTCGCTACCCGAAGACTGGTGCAGTATAGATATCTTGGTCAATAATGCCGGGTTGGCCTCAGGACTTGACCCTATAGATCTGGGCAATATAGAAGACTGGGAAAAGATGATAGATACCAACATCAAGGGACTGCTGTATGTGACACGCTCCATAGTCCCATTGATGAAAAAGAAGGGGAGGGGACATATCATTAATATTGGCTCCATAGCCGGTAAAGAGGTTTATGCCAATGGCAATGTTTACTGTGCCACCAAGCATGCTGTGGATGCTCTTACCAAAGCTATGCGCATTGATCTGTTATCTTCCGGGATCAAGGTGTCTCAGGTGTGTCCGGGTGCAGTGGAAACTGAGTTTTCTGTAGTGAGATTCCATCAGGATGCAGATAGAGCTGCTACCGTGTACAAAGGCTACGAACCCCTCAAAGGTGATGATATTGCCACATGTGTGCTTTTTATCCTATCTCTACCGCAGCATGTCAATATCAACGATATGGTGGTAATGCCTACAGCTCAAGCCAACAGCTCTAATTTCTATAAGAAATTATAA
- the queG gene encoding tRNA epoxyqueuosine(34) reductase QueG yields MNKKHPLSLQDQTLLIKDHALKLGFRACGIASVASLPQDIMQQYNNWIASGHHGSMSYLERNVELRQNPGLLVPDTRSVIVVAQNYYPKVKQDPDKPQFAYYAYGRDYHKVVKKKLDKLLQFIREYIDPDVQGRSFADSAPIMERYWAQQSGIGWIGKNGLIIIPNHGSYFFLGELLINMELFPDNPMASKCGSCTRCMDSCPTQAIVNPTIIDARRCISYLTIENKDEIPEELASHLENRIYGCDACQQCCPWNRFARPTDEDDFTPKPHFWEIDYHTIHDMDESSYMHHFSGMAIKRAGLDGLRKNLRALHKQAGKQARSQGKDRDSLKENKE; encoded by the coding sequence GTGAATAAAAAGCATCCACTTTCCCTGCAAGACCAAACTCTCCTTATTAAGGATCATGCGCTCAAGCTTGGATTCAGAGCGTGCGGTATAGCTTCGGTAGCATCACTTCCACAGGATATCATGCAGCAGTACAATAATTGGATAGCCTCCGGTCATCATGGCTCTATGTCTTATCTCGAACGCAATGTAGAGTTGCGCCAAAATCCGGGTCTGTTGGTTCCGGACACTCGCTCTGTCATTGTGGTGGCACAAAATTATTACCCCAAAGTCAAGCAGGATCCCGACAAACCCCAATTTGCCTACTATGCCTACGGAAGAGACTATCACAAAGTGGTCAAGAAAAAGTTGGACAAGTTGCTACAATTCATCCGCGAATATATTGATCCGGATGTCCAAGGGCGGTCATTTGCCGATTCTGCTCCCATCATGGAGCGTTACTGGGCACAGCAAAGCGGTATAGGCTGGATAGGCAAAAACGGACTTATCATCATCCCCAATCACGGCAGTTACTTTTTTCTGGGAGAATTGCTGATCAATATGGAGCTTTTTCCCGATAATCCCATGGCTAGCAAATGTGGCTCCTGCACACGATGCATGGATAGTTGCCCCACACAAGCCATAGTAAACCCCACGATCATTGATGCCCGCAGATGCATTAGCTATCTTACCATTGAGAACAAAGATGAGATACCGGAAGAACTGGCATCACATCTCGAAAACAGGATCTATGGCTGCGATGCTTGCCAACAATGTTGCCCATGGAATCGTTTTGCACGCCCCACGGATGAGGATGATTTTACTCCTAAACCACATTTTTGGGAAATTGATTACCATACGATCCATGACATGGATGAGTCCTCATACATGCATCATTTTAGTGGTATGGCCATCAAAAGAGCAGGACTTGATGGGCTAAGAAAAAACCTTAGAGCTCTACATAAGCAGGCTGGCAAACAAGCCCGCTCACAAGGTAAAGACAGAGACTCACTCAAAGAGAACAAGGAATAG